The following proteins come from a genomic window of Micromonospora echinofusca:
- a CDS encoding TadE/TadG family type IV pilus assembly protein gives MPATRCPVRSAARCGLPVAVRRLVPAAARRLTAGGVDRGANPVELAVAMPAILLLLFASIQTAAWFVARSTALNAAQSGVNAQRLHQAPAGAGEARAVRFLRASGGWLVGWEDPAPSCLTAATEVTCTVRGRSLSVVPGVSFPVRQTAHGTVERWTTP, from the coding sequence GTGCCCGCCACCCGGTGCCCCGTCCGGTCAGCAGCCCGATGCGGCCTTCCGGTTGCCGTCCGACGGCTCGTCCCGGCCGCCGCCCGGCGGCTCACGGCCGGTGGGGTCGATCGGGGGGCCAACCCGGTCGAGTTGGCGGTGGCGATGCCGGCGATCCTGCTGCTGCTCTTCGCCTCGATCCAGACCGCGGCCTGGTTCGTCGCCCGCTCCACGGCGCTCAACGCCGCGCAGAGCGGGGTCAACGCGCAGCGGCTGCACCAGGCTCCGGCGGGGGCCGGTGAGGCCCGGGCCGTCCGGTTCCTGCGGGCCTCGGGCGGCTGGCTGGTCGGCTGGGAGGACCCCGCACCGAGCTGCCTCACCGCCGCGACCGAGGTGACCTGCACGGTGCGCGGTCGGTCCCTGTCGGTCGTCCCCGGGGTCAGCTTCCCCGTACGCCAGACCGCGCACGGGACCGTGGAACGGTGGACGACGCCGTGA
- a CDS encoding TadE/TadG family type IV pilus assembly protein, with translation MDDAVSRTAERGSVSIEVAVLAPAFIALIVLAGVAGRTAVAAEAIDAAAHDAARAASISRDARTARAEARDAARRQLDWRGLNCAGTPEVTFSGAVRGAPTSFDAAFRSPAGQDASVTVRIACTVSYGDLRLSVLPGMPASKRVSASFTSPLDRYRSRG, from the coding sequence GTGGACGACGCCGTGAGCCGTACCGCCGAGCGGGGCTCGGTCTCGATCGAGGTGGCGGTCCTCGCGCCGGCCTTCATCGCGCTGATCGTCCTGGCCGGCGTCGCCGGGCGTACGGCCGTGGCCGCCGAGGCGATCGACGCCGCCGCCCACGACGCCGCCCGCGCCGCCTCGATCTCCCGCGACGCCCGCACCGCCCGCGCCGAGGCCCGGGACGCGGCCCGCCGGCAGCTCGACTGGCGCGGCCTGAACTGCGCCGGCACTCCCGAGGTGACGTTCAGCGGCGCGGTACGCGGCGCCCCCACCAGCTTCGACGCGGCGTTCCGCAGCCCGGCCGGGCAGGACGCCTCGGTCACGGTCCGCATCGCGTGCACGGTCTCCTACGGGGACCTGCGCCTGTCCGTCCTGCCGGGGATGCCCGCGAGCAAGCGCGTGTCGGCGAGCTTCACGTCGCCGCTGGACCGCTACCGGAGCCGGGGATGA
- a CDS encoding pilus assembly protein TadG-related protein yields the protein MTAVAGRHDQGRVSVFLAVAMVGVLSVIGLAFDGAGQLRTLQRADNLAAEAARAGGQAIDRATAIEGGPTRIDRPQARRAVADYLAAAGAAGHAVSFPVVDGETRVRVRVTVTHRRAMLGLFGFDETVTVSGEATARPLTGAP from the coding sequence ATGACCGCCGTCGCCGGCCGGCACGACCAGGGCCGGGTGAGCGTCTTCCTCGCCGTGGCCATGGTCGGCGTGCTCTCCGTCATCGGGCTGGCCTTCGACGGCGCGGGCCAGCTGCGCACGTTGCAGCGGGCCGACAACCTCGCTGCCGAGGCCGCCCGCGCCGGGGGCCAGGCCATCGACCGGGCTACCGCCATCGAGGGCGGGCCGACCCGGATCGACCGTCCCCAGGCCCGCCGGGCCGTCGCCGACTACCTGGCCGCCGCCGGCGCCGCCGGCCACGCCGTCAGCTTCCCGGTCGTCGACGGTGAGACCCGGGTCCGGGTACGCGTCACCGTCACGCACCGCCGGGCCATGCTCGGCCTGTTCGGCTTCGACGAGACCGTCACCGTCTCCGGCGAGGCGACCGCGCGGCCGCTCACCGGGGCACCGTAG
- a CDS encoding LysM peptidoglycan-binding domain-containing protein: MATSGRSAVRRTGRILTGFGALVVLCAVLVGAPVALLALAGNPLPDHLPSLAEVGSTLTSRDDGRLFLRALALAGWFGWATFAFSVLVELGAQALRRPAPRLPGMSRQQRAAAALVGSVALILAASPAASAATAMTGPYALPAAPPATVASSAPATSDDAQAVYRVARGDHLGAVARRYLDGFADYRELAELNRLGDPDRIHPGQLLKLPGDAEDRGARRHATGRLVARPAPPEPARPAPPRPAPGQAVPERATPPPPAAEAPVPPPAGTNAGEAPTVTVGAARAGQPDRVNRPLAVSAVLAVASIVGAQIGAVLGLRRRPGHVPAGGSAGRAHPGSARDTSIGRHRRP; this comes from the coding sequence ATGGCCACATCGGGGCGTTCCGCCGTACGGCGGACCGGACGCATCCTGACCGGGTTCGGCGCGCTCGTCGTGCTCTGCGCGGTGCTGGTCGGCGCGCCGGTGGCGCTGCTCGCCCTCGCCGGCAACCCGCTGCCCGACCACCTGCCCAGCCTCGCCGAGGTCGGCTCGACGCTGACCAGCCGCGACGACGGGCGGCTCTTCCTGCGGGCGCTGGCGCTGGCCGGCTGGTTCGGCTGGGCCACGTTCGCCTTCTCCGTGCTGGTCGAGCTCGGCGCGCAGGCGCTGCGCCGACCCGCGCCCCGGCTGCCCGGGATGAGCCGCCAGCAGCGGGCCGCCGCCGCGCTGGTCGGTTCGGTCGCGCTGATCCTCGCGGCCAGCCCGGCGGCGAGTGCCGCGACGGCGATGACCGGCCCGTACGCCCTGCCGGCAGCGCCGCCGGCAACGGTCGCCTCGTCCGCCCCGGCCACCTCCGACGACGCTCAGGCGGTCTACCGGGTGGCCCGGGGCGACCACCTGGGCGCCGTCGCCCGGCGTTACCTGGACGGGTTCGCCGACTACCGGGAGCTGGCCGAGCTGAACCGGCTCGGCGACCCCGACCGGATCCACCCGGGTCAGCTGCTGAAGCTCCCCGGGGACGCCGAGGACCGTGGTGCCCGCCGGCACGCCACCGGCCGCCTCGTCGCCCGCCCGGCCCCACCCGAACCCGCTCGCCCGGCACCCCCTCGCCCGGCCCCTGGGCAGGCCGTCCCGGAGCGGGCGACGCCGCCTCCGCCGGCAGCCGAGGCCCCCGTGCCGCCCCCGGCGGGAACGAACGCCGGTGAGGCCCCGACCGTGACGGTGGGAGCCGCCCGGGCCGGCCAGCCCGATCGGGTGAACCGGCCTCTCGCGGTCTCCGCCGTCCTGGCGGTGGCGAGCATCGTCGGCGCGCAGATCGGCGCGGTCCTGGGCCTACGTCGCCGCCCGGGTCACGTACCGGCCGGCGGGTCGGCCGGCCGGGCCCACCCGGGCTCGGCCCGCGACACCTCGATCGGCCGTCACCGCCGCCCGTGA
- a CDS encoding Rieske 2Fe-2S domain-containing protein translates to MRALLTKIEQASGLDRVGDRLQRAVQATLRPQRVRDLLHGVWLGHPLHPAMVQVPVGAWISTAVLDLMPGQRRAATTLCAVGTVSALPAAVAGLNDWAALARDQRRVGLVHAASNSVGLAFYAGSVAARMTGRHNLGRTLGFLGLGAASMGAYIGGHLAYKQGAQVNQSISELHRMSDGWHSLADMAALPQRQLITREVDDVSVILYRHGDEVTVMLERCPHQSGPLGEGEVQEIDGHACVVCPWHGSAFRLNGGEVVHGPSGNDQQVLPTRIVDGVLETRLP, encoded by the coding sequence GTGCGAGCACTCCTGACGAAGATCGAGCAGGCATCCGGGCTGGACCGGGTCGGCGACCGGTTGCAGCGCGCCGTCCAGGCCACCCTCCGACCGCAGCGGGTCCGTGACCTGCTGCACGGCGTGTGGCTGGGCCATCCGCTGCACCCGGCGATGGTGCAGGTGCCGGTCGGCGCGTGGATCAGCACGGCGGTGCTGGACCTCATGCCGGGGCAGCGCCGGGCCGCCACCACGCTGTGCGCGGTGGGCACCGTCAGCGCCCTCCCGGCCGCCGTCGCCGGCCTCAACGACTGGGCGGCACTGGCCCGCGACCAGCGCCGGGTCGGCCTGGTGCACGCCGCGTCCAACAGCGTCGGCCTGGCGTTCTACGCCGGCTCGGTGGCCGCCCGGATGACCGGCCGGCACAACCTCGGCCGTACGCTCGGCTTCCTCGGCCTCGGTGCGGCCAGCATGGGCGCGTACATCGGGGGGCACCTCGCGTACAAGCAGGGCGCCCAGGTCAACCAGAGCATCTCCGAGCTGCACCGGATGAGCGACGGGTGGCACTCCCTCGCCGACATGGCCGCCCTGCCGCAGCGCCAACTGATCACCCGGGAGGTCGACGACGTCTCGGTGATCCTCTACCGGCACGGCGACGAGGTGACCGTCATGCTGGAGCGCTGCCCGCACCAGAGCGGTCCGCTGGGCGAGGGCGAGGTGCAGGAGATCGACGGTCACGCGTGCGTGGTCTGCCCGTGGCACGGCAGCGCGTTCCGCCTCAACGGCGGCGAGGTGGTGCACGGCCCGTCCGGCAACGACCAGCAGGTCCTGCCGACCCGCATCGTCGACGGCGTCCTGGAGACCCGCCTCCCCTGA
- the bluB gene encoding 5,6-dimethylbenzimidazole synthase, with amino-acid sequence MDLYDVIHRRRDVRAQFTGAPVPEETLHRVLAAAHAAPSVGYSQPWDFVVVRDPELRRRFHEHVHTERDAFAATLDGEVAERFARIKIDGVLESTLSVVVTHDQARGGPAVLGRHAIADTGLYSTCLAIQNLWLAATAEGLGVGWVSFYRELWLAELLGIPDGIRPVAWLCLGPVTHFEAVPDLARHGWRQKRPLADAIHHDRWAAPTAP; translated from the coding sequence TTGGATCTGTACGACGTCATCCACCGCCGCCGGGACGTACGCGCCCAGTTCACCGGGGCGCCGGTGCCCGAGGAGACGCTGCACCGGGTGCTGGCGGCGGCGCACGCCGCGCCGAGCGTCGGCTACTCGCAGCCCTGGGACTTCGTCGTGGTGCGCGACCCGGAGCTGCGCCGCCGGTTCCACGAGCACGTGCACACCGAGCGGGACGCCTTCGCCGCGACGCTCGACGGGGAGGTGGCCGAGCGGTTCGCCCGCATCAAGATCGACGGTGTCCTGGAGTCGACGCTGTCCGTGGTGGTCACCCACGACCAGGCCCGGGGCGGCCCCGCCGTGCTCGGCCGGCACGCCATCGCCGACACCGGGCTCTACTCGACCTGCCTCGCCATCCAGAACCTCTGGCTCGCCGCGACCGCCGAGGGGCTCGGGGTGGGCTGGGTGTCGTTCTACCGGGAGCTCTGGCTCGCCGAGCTGCTCGGCATCCCCGACGGGATCCGACCGGTGGCGTGGCTCTGCCTCGGGCCGGTCACCCACTTCGAGGCGGTACCCGACCTCGCCCGGCACGGCTGGCGGCAGAAGCGCCCGCTGGCCGACGCGATCCACCACGACCGCTGGGCGGCCCCGACGGCGCCCTGA
- a CDS encoding EamA family transporter, whose product MYALSSRPLPAGRPATRLTLALGQPRAVPPPLLMLLGMLSTQVGAAVAKQLFGSTSASGTTTLRLGFAALILLVLARPGLRLGWRTAGLVAAFGLALAVMNLAFYAALDRVPLGVAVTIGFAGPLLVSLAASRRLTDVAWAALAGGGVLLISGLGGTGVDRLGLLCCVAVAAGWAGYVLLGKAVSARVPGSRGLALGMAVAALAVLPFGVAGSGTALLDPWTLALGAAVALLSSVLPYSAEMAALRRMPARVFAILLSLEPAIGALVGLVLLSELLAWPQVAGVACVVGAALGATLVRPARSAPR is encoded by the coding sequence GTGTACGCACTCTCCTCCCGCCCGCTGCCGGCCGGTCGACCGGCGACCCGACTGACGCTCGCGCTGGGGCAGCCCCGGGCCGTGCCGCCGCCGCTGCTGATGCTGCTCGGCATGCTCTCCACCCAGGTCGGCGCGGCCGTCGCCAAGCAACTCTTCGGCAGCACCAGCGCCAGCGGCACCACCACGCTGCGGCTCGGCTTCGCCGCGCTCATCCTGCTGGTCCTGGCCCGGCCGGGGCTGCGCCTGGGCTGGCGTACCGCCGGTCTGGTCGCGGCGTTCGGGCTGGCCCTGGCGGTGATGAACCTCGCCTTCTACGCGGCCCTGGACCGGGTGCCGCTGGGCGTCGCGGTCACCATCGGCTTCGCCGGGCCGCTGCTGGTGTCGCTGGCCGCCAGCCGCCGGCTCACCGACGTGGCGTGGGCGGCGCTGGCCGGCGGCGGGGTGCTGCTGATCAGCGGGCTCGGCGGGACGGGGGTGGACCGGCTGGGGCTGCTGTGCTGCGTGGCCGTCGCGGCGGGTTGGGCCGGCTACGTGCTGCTCGGCAAGGCGGTCAGCGCCCGGGTGCCGGGCAGCCGGGGCCTCGCGCTGGGGATGGCCGTCGCCGCGCTGGCCGTGCTGCCGTTCGGGGTCGCCGGCAGCGGCACGGCCCTGCTCGACCCGTGGACCCTCGCGCTGGGCGCGGCGGTGGCGCTGCTGTCGTCGGTGCTGCCGTACTCGGCGGAGATGGCGGCGCTGCGCCGGATGCCGGCCCGCGTCTTCGCGATCCTGCTCAGCCTGGAGCCGGCGATCGGCGCGCTGGTCGGGCTGGTGCTGCTGAGCGAACTGCTGGCCTGGCCGCAGGTGGCCGGGGTGGCCTGCGTGGTCGGCGCCGCGCTGGGCGCCACCCTGGTCCGCCCGGCCAGGTCCGCCCCGCGCTGA
- a CDS encoding crotonase/enoyl-CoA hydratase family protein, protein MGVRVERAAAVTTVILDRPAARNAVDGPTARALADAFRAFEADPDASVAVLWGAGGTFCAGADLKAIGTPSGNRVEAQGDGPMGPTRMTLGKPVIAAISGHAVAGGLELALWCDLRVAESDAVLGVFCRRWGVPLIDGGTVRLPRLIGESRAMDLILTGRPVPAEEAYAMGLVNRLVAPGESRAAAERLAAEIARHPQTCLRNDRAALLAGAGLPEPEAMTGELAYGMDSLAADAAAGAARFAAGAGRHGAPAH, encoded by the coding sequence ATGGGCGTACGCGTCGAACGTGCCGCGGCGGTGACCACGGTGATCCTGGACCGCCCGGCGGCCCGCAACGCGGTCGACGGGCCGACGGCCCGGGCGCTGGCCGACGCGTTCCGTGCCTTCGAGGCCGACCCGGACGCCTCCGTGGCGGTGCTCTGGGGGGCCGGCGGCACGTTCTGCGCCGGGGCCGACCTGAAGGCCATCGGCACGCCGAGCGGCAACCGGGTCGAGGCGCAGGGGGACGGCCCGATGGGCCCGACCCGGATGACGCTCGGCAAGCCGGTGATCGCCGCGATCTCCGGGCACGCGGTGGCCGGCGGGTTGGAACTGGCGCTCTGGTGCGACCTGCGGGTCGCCGAGTCCGACGCGGTGCTCGGGGTGTTCTGCCGCCGCTGGGGGGTGCCGCTGATCGACGGGGGCACGGTCCGGCTGCCCCGGCTGATCGGCGAGAGCCGGGCCATGGACCTGATCCTCACCGGCCGGCCGGTGCCGGCCGAGGAGGCGTACGCCATGGGGCTGGTGAACCGGCTGGTCGCGCCGGGTGAGTCCCGGGCGGCGGCCGAGCGGCTGGCCGCCGAGATCGCCCGGCATCCGCAGACCTGCCTGCGCAACGACCGGGCGGCGCTGCTCGCCGGCGCCGGCCTGCCCGAGCCTGAGGCGATGACGGGCGAGCTGGCGTACGGGATGGACTCGCTGGCCGCCGACGCCGCCGCCGGGGCGGCCCGGTTCGCCGCCGGTGCCGGCCGGCACGGCGCCCCGGCCCACTGA
- a CDS encoding dihydrolipoyl dehydrogenase family protein, producing the protein MADPELVDVVVVGLGVGGEEVAGRLAEAGLSVVGVERDLVGGECPYWGCVPSKMMIRAANAIAEARRVDGLAGSAEVRPDWAPVARRIREEATDTWDDTVAVRRFTGKGGRFVRGTARLDGPGRVRVGERVFQARHGIVLGTGTRPSVPPVDGLADTPYWTNRQAIEVEELPESLLVLGGGAIGLELAQVFARFGVRGTVVEALDRVLAVEEPEASEVAAAALRADGVEIHTGVRAERVSHDGRGFTLRGADGAEFTAERLLVVTGRRAHLDELGLDTVGVDAGRRYLTVDDRLHVTEGIWAVGDVTGEGAFTHVAMYQAGIVVADVLDHARRAGAGADPSGTASATGGAAGATGAGGAARAVPRADYRALPRVTFTDPEVGAVGLTEHQARERGVNVQVGLARVPSSARGWIHKAGNEGFVKLVADADEGVLIGATSVGPAGGEVLSALVVAVHAAVPLARLRQMIYAYPTFHRAIEDALRDMS; encoded by the coding sequence ATGGCTGATCCGGAACTGGTGGACGTGGTCGTGGTCGGGCTCGGGGTCGGCGGCGAGGAGGTGGCCGGGCGGCTCGCCGAGGCGGGGCTGAGCGTCGTCGGCGTCGAGCGCGACCTGGTCGGCGGGGAGTGCCCCTACTGGGGGTGCGTGCCGAGCAAGATGATGATCCGCGCGGCCAACGCGATCGCCGAGGCCCGCCGCGTCGACGGGCTCGCCGGCTCCGCCGAGGTGCGGCCCGACTGGGCACCGGTGGCGAGGCGGATCCGCGAGGAGGCCACCGACACCTGGGACGACACCGTGGCGGTGCGGCGGTTCACCGGCAAGGGCGGCCGGTTCGTCCGGGGCACCGCCCGACTCGACGGGCCCGGCCGGGTGCGCGTGGGCGAGCGGGTCTTCCAGGCCCGGCACGGGATCGTGCTCGGCACCGGCACCAGGCCGTCCGTGCCGCCGGTCGACGGCCTGGCGGACACGCCGTACTGGACCAACCGGCAGGCGATCGAGGTCGAGGAGCTGCCGGAGTCGCTGCTGGTGCTGGGCGGCGGGGCGATCGGGCTGGAACTGGCGCAGGTCTTCGCCCGGTTCGGCGTACGGGGCACCGTGGTCGAGGCCCTGGACCGGGTGCTCGCCGTCGAGGAGCCGGAGGCGTCCGAGGTGGCCGCCGCCGCGCTGCGCGCCGACGGGGTGGAGATCCACACGGGGGTACGGGCGGAGCGGGTGAGCCACGACGGGCGGGGCTTCACCCTGCGCGGGGCGGACGGGGCGGAGTTCACCGCCGAGCGGCTGCTGGTGGTGACCGGTCGCCGGGCGCACCTGGACGAGCTGGGCCTGGACACCGTCGGGGTGGACGCCGGCCGGCGCTACCTGACCGTGGACGACCGGCTGCACGTGACCGAGGGGATCTGGGCGGTCGGCGACGTCACCGGCGAGGGGGCGTTCACGCACGTCGCGATGTACCAGGCCGGGATCGTCGTCGCCGACGTGCTCGACCACGCCCGGCGCGCCGGGGCCGGGGCCGATCCCAGCGGCACCGCGAGCGCGACGGGTGGCGCGGCGGGGGCCACCGGGGCGGGCGGTGCCGCTCGTGCGGTGCCGCGCGCCGACTACCGGGCGCTGCCCCGGGTGACGTTCACCGACCCCGAGGTCGGCGCGGTCGGCCTCACCGAGCACCAGGCCCGGGAGCGGGGCGTCAACGTGCAGGTCGGTCTCGCCCGGGTGCCGTCGTCGGCCCGGGGCTGGATCCACAAGGCCGGCAACGAGGGCTTCGTCAAGCTGGTGGCGGACGCCGACGAGGGCGTGCTGATCGGCGCGACCTCGGTGGGGCCGGCCGGCGGCGAGGTGCTCTCCGCGCTGGTGGTGGCGGTGCACGCGGCCGTGCCGCTCGCCCGGCTCCGGCAGATGATCTACGCCTACCCGACCTTCCACCGGGCGATCGAGGACGCGCTGCGCGACATGTCCTGA